The proteins below come from a single Campylobacter sp. CCUG 57310 genomic window:
- the flhB gene encoding flagellar biosynthesis protein FlhB, with translation MAENDQEKTEEATSKKIEDAKKDGNVPKSQDLAGFITLFVAIFAVILLLGFLGDQFFALYRYYQSLIGQEIDAKLIYTVAIDTILRVLLMILPITICVAIAGIIANLIQFGFIFTTKPLEPNLNKINPLKGLKNLFSLKKLIESIKMTLKVTIVFSVGFFMFLSFIKELPHTIFLPMIAQLEWLKEKMIILAFVMLIVLFAIGLIDVLIVRFQYFKDLRMTKQEVKDEYKQMEGDPQVKARIRRLQMEASRKRMMQNIPEADVIITNPTHYAVALRYDKTKEKAPIVLAKGVDFLALRIKDIGIKNGVKIVENPPLARELYKVCDINDMIPAELFRAVAEVLSFVYMSDKSKFGDRLR, from the coding sequence ATGGCAGAAAACGATCAGGAAAAAACCGAAGAAGCCACCTCCAAAAAAATAGAGGACGCAAAAAAGGACGGCAATGTCCCCAAAAGCCAAGATTTAGCAGGCTTTATAACTCTTTTTGTGGCTATTTTTGCAGTAATTTTACTCCTTGGCTTTCTTGGTGATCAGTTTTTTGCTCTTTATAGATATTACCAAAGCTTGATAGGTCAAGAGATAGACGCAAAATTAATTTATACCGTCGCTATCGATACGATACTTAGGGTTCTTTTGATGATTTTGCCGATTACCATTTGCGTGGCTATCGCAGGAATTATCGCGAATTTAATCCAATTTGGTTTTATATTTACCACAAAACCTCTTGAACCGAATTTAAACAAAATAAATCCGCTCAAAGGTCTTAAAAATCTATTTTCTCTAAAAAAACTTATCGAATCCATCAAGATGACCTTAAAAGTTACGATCGTGTTTAGCGTAGGGTTTTTTATGTTTTTAAGCTTCATAAAAGAGCTTCCGCATACTATATTTTTACCTATGATAGCTCAGCTTGAGTGGCTAAAAGAAAAGATGATAATACTCGCCTTTGTCATGCTTATAGTGCTTTTTGCGATAGGACTAATTGATGTCTTGATAGTAAGATTTCAGTATTTTAAAGATTTAAGAATGACAAAACAAGAAGTAAAAGACGAATATAAGCAGATGGAGGGAGATCCGCAGGTTAAGGCTAGAATTCGGCGCCTTCAAATGGAAGCAAGCCGTAAAAGAATGATGCAAAATATCCCGGAAGCTGATGTTATCATCACAAACCCGACACACTATGCGGTAGCGTTAAGATATGACAAAACTAAAGAAAAAGCTCCGATAGTTCTGGCTAAAGGGGTTGATTTCTTAGCTCTCAGGATAAAAGATATAGGCATCAAAAACGGAGTAAAAATCGTAGAAAATCCACCCCTTGCAAGAGAGCTTTATAAGGTATGTGATATAAACGATATGATCCCTGCAGAGCTTTTTAGAGCGGTTGCGGAGGTGCTAAGCTTTGTTTATATGAGCGATAAAAGCAAATTTGGCGATAGGCTTAGGTAA
- a CDS encoding anaerobic C4-dicarboxylate transporter: MEFLTGLSEGTQFAIQLLVVLICLFYGAKKGGIALGLLGGIGLIVLVFGFHIQPGKPAIAVMLTILAVVVASATLQASGGLDVMLQIAERILRKNPKYVSILAPFVTCFLTILCGTGHVVYTILPIVYDIAIKNGIRPERPMAASSVSAQMGIIASPVSVAVVTLTAFLVNAKTPLAGFDGYIDLLKITIPSTFCGVLAIGIFSWFRGKDLDKDEEFQEKIKDPEFKKYVYGEGVSLLGQKLPQSSWNAMWIFLGAIAVVALLGYFKEFRPAWPKSNPAKIVEVVADGKTVKSFNIKDGKIVAIVKDGKIEETVASSKAKSSMSYENIEIYAKDGKLTQKLSAQNGGVELIEEGKSETIASAKILVKDSVKKPAPMGMVDVIQIFMLLAGALIIIFTKTDAGKISKNEIFRSGMIALVAVFGISWMAETMFAVHTPMMKEALGDIVKQHPWTYAVMLLLVSKFVNSQAAALVAFVPLALGIGVSPAVILAFAPACYGYYILPTYPSDLAAIQFDRSGTTKIGKFVINHSFIIPGLLGVFVSCVVGYILAGVFGYL, encoded by the coding sequence ATGGAGTTTCTAACCGGTTTAAGCGAAGGCACTCAGTTTGCCATTCAGCTTTTAGTTGTTCTTATTTGTCTGTTTTACGGAGCTAAAAAGGGCGGTATAGCGCTTGGTTTATTAGGCGGTATCGGGCTTATCGTTTTGGTTTTCGGATTTCATATACAGCCTGGCAAGCCCGCAATTGCCGTTATGCTTACCATACTTGCCGTTGTCGTTGCGAGTGCAACTTTGCAAGCAAGCGGCGGACTTGACGTTATGCTTCAAATAGCGGAGAGAATTTTAAGGAAAAATCCAAAATACGTAAGTATCCTAGCACCTTTTGTAACCTGCTTTTTAACGATACTTTGCGGAACGGGACACGTTGTATATACGATTTTGCCGATAGTTTATGATATAGCGATTAAAAACGGCATTCGTCCGGAGCGTCCTATGGCGGCAAGTTCGGTATCTGCGCAAATGGGAATCATAGCAAGTCCGGTTTCGGTGGCTGTTGTAACCTTAACCGCATTTTTGGTAAATGCAAAGACTCCTTTAGCCGGTTTTGACGGATATATAGATCTTCTTAAGATAACTATACCTTCTACTTTTTGCGGTGTTTTGGCTATCGGAATTTTTAGCTGGTTTAGAGGAAAAGATCTTGATAAAGACGAGGAATTTCAAGAAAAAATTAAAGATCCCGAATTTAAGAAATATGTTTATGGCGAAGGCGTGTCTTTGCTCGGACAAAAGCTTCCTCAATCAAGCTGGAATGCGATGTGGATATTTTTAGGAGCTATCGCTGTTGTTGCGCTACTTGGATACTTTAAGGAATTTCGCCCTGCATGGCCGAAATCAAATCCTGCGAAAATCGTTGAGGTTGTAGCTGACGGCAAGACTGTAAAGAGCTTTAACATAAAAGACGGAAAAATAGTCGCGATAGTAAAAGACGGCAAGATCGAAGAGACCGTTGCTTCAAGCAAAGCAAAAAGCTCTATGAGTTATGAAAATATCGAAATTTACGCCAAAGACGGCAAGCTGACTCAAAAGTTAAGCGCTCAAAACGGGGGCGTGGAGTTGATAGAAGAGGGCAAGAGCGAAACCATAGCTTCGGCTAAAATTTTAGTAAAAGACAGTGTTAAAAAGCCGGCTCCTATGGGCATGGTCGATGTTATTCAGATTTTCATGCTGCTAGCCGGAGCGCTTATCATCATCTTTACGAAAACTGACGCTGGCAAGATCAGCAAAAACGAAATTTTCCGTTCGGGTATGATCGCGCTTGTTGCGGTGTTTGGAATTTCATGGATGGCTGAGACGATGTTTGCCGTGCATACTCCGATGATGAAAGAAGCTCTTGGAGATATCGTTAAACAGCACCCTTGGACGTATGCGGTTATGCTGCTTTTGGTTTCTAAATTCGTAAATTCCCAAGCCGCCGCACTTGTAGCTTTCGTGCCTCTTGCGCTTGGTATCGGTGTTAGCCCTGCGGTTATTTTGGCTTTTGCACCTGCTTGCTATGGATATTATATACTTCCTACCTATCCAAGCGATCTTGCCGCTATCCAGTTTGACCGCTCGGGAACTACTAAAATAGGCAAATTCGTTATCAATCACAGCTTTATCATACCCGGTCTTCTTGGTGTGTTTGTATCTTGTGTGGTTGGTTATATCTTAGCTGGAGTATTTGGCTACTTATAA
- the polA gene encoding DNA polymerase I has translation MNGKKTLTIIDTFGFFFRLYYAMPNLKNRDGKPSGMISGFANFIMNLKNEFQSDYIIFALDSKGKTLRHEIAGDYKANRQEPPAPLKEQLPICIDMIEKMGLCSFSKEGYEADDIIATAVKIAKEQDIFVRIVTHDKDLYQLIEDGKTSIYSPQSKIDHDSASCVEKYGVLPSQIRDFLALTGDSSDNIPGVKGIGAKGAKKLLDEFGNLENIYENLAFIRNDRTKDMLVEGKESAFLSKRLTSLFDDVVDVMDFEKAKFPSSNPLLKVAELLREYDLNRILKSLQSSDENAEFKLGFNAHLLTEESEIERLLEDISEDTIVAFDTETTGIDAANAKIVGFSFCFNDTDSYYVPIAHSYLGAPKQVSLKFAAWAVAQIYKGCVIGQNLKYDFKVVKQNLNLNPPANFKDTMILAWLSEPSQAVGMDALAKRLYDYDTIKFEDVVKKGETFASINLENAAKYAAEDAWITLKFYKSFLNLLDPKLIKLANEHEFPFILTLFDMENEGIKLNTQKMQKLILQNDANIKALTAEIYELSGESFNINSVKQLGEVLFEHLKLPAKKKTKTGYSTDEAVLTELLNEHPVIEKLLSYRELYKLQSTYCEPLLSLAKKDENHRIYTNFMQTGTSTGRLSSKNPNLQNIPARGSLAYEVRETFEAKEGFSFVGLDYSQIELRLLAHFSKDSALLEAFAKDEDIHARTAISIFGDASGDNRAVAKSINFGLIYGMGSSKLSGQVGISRAEAKEYIERYFKAFPSIKGFLEGIKTEVKNNGFVETLLGRKRFFDFSTATPMQVAMYEREAVNTIFQGSAADIIKLAMVKIREILDARARMLLQIHDELIFEVEDSYAQEFGERAKAIMQDIYKLNVPLKSSLNIAKNWGELK, from the coding sequence GCACCGCTAAAAGAACAGCTTCCTATCTGTATAGATATGATCGAAAAGATGGGGCTTTGCTCGTTTAGCAAGGAGGGCTATGAGGCTGATGACATCATAGCAACTGCCGTTAAAATCGCAAAAGAGCAAGATATCTTCGTGCGAATCGTAACGCACGATAAGGATCTTTATCAGCTCATAGAAGACGGCAAGACAAGCATTTACAGCCCGCAAAGCAAGATCGATCACGATAGTGCAAGTTGTGTCGAAAAATACGGCGTTTTGCCTAGTCAAATTCGTGATTTTTTAGCGCTTACCGGAGATAGCTCGGATAATATCCCGGGCGTTAAAGGCATCGGCGCAAAGGGGGCTAAAAAACTACTTGACGAGTTTGGAAATCTGGAAAACATATATGAAAATTTGGCATTTATAAGAAACGATCGCACCAAAGATATGCTAGTAGAGGGCAAAGAGAGTGCGTTTTTAAGCAAGAGACTAACATCTCTTTTTGATGATGTTGTGGATGTGATGGATTTTGAAAAGGCGAAATTCCCGTCGTCAAATCCGCTTTTAAAAGTCGCCGAACTACTTAGAGAGTATGATCTTAACCGTATCTTAAAATCGCTTCAAAGCAGCGATGAAAATGCCGAATTTAAACTAGGGTTTAACGCTCATCTTTTAACTGAAGAAAGCGAGATAGAAAGGCTACTTGAAGATATATCTGAAGATACTATAGTGGCTTTTGATACCGAAACTACGGGCATTGACGCGGCAAACGCCAAGATAGTCGGCTTTAGCTTTTGTTTTAACGACACCGATAGCTACTACGTGCCTATTGCGCACAGTTATCTTGGCGCACCTAAGCAGGTGAGCCTCAAATTTGCGGCCTGGGCGGTAGCTCAAATTTATAAAGGTTGCGTTATCGGGCAAAATTTAAAATACGATTTTAAAGTGGTGAAACAAAATTTAAACCTCAATCCTCCTGCAAATTTTAAAGACACGATGATCTTAGCTTGGCTTAGCGAGCCCTCGCAAGCGGTCGGAATGGACGCTTTGGCAAAGCGACTTTATGACTATGATACGATCAAATTTGAAGATGTAGTGAAAAAGGGAGAAACTTTTGCGAGCATAAATTTGGAAAATGCGGCAAAATACGCAGCCGAGGATGCTTGGATAACTTTAAAATTTTATAAAAGCTTTTTAAATTTGCTAGATCCAAAACTCATAAAACTTGCCAATGAGCATGAATTTCCTTTTATCTTGACGCTTTTTGATATGGAGAACGAAGGCATTAAGCTAAATACGCAAAAAATGCAAAAGCTCATCTTGCAAAATGACGCAAACATCAAGGCTTTAACTGCTGAAATTTACGAATTAAGCGGGGAGAGCTTTAATATAAATTCGGTTAAGCAGCTTGGCGAAGTGCTGTTTGAGCACTTAAAATTGCCTGCAAAAAAGAAAACAAAAACCGGATACAGTACCGATGAAGCGGTCTTAACCGAGCTTCTTAACGAGCATCCCGTGATAGAAAAGCTACTTAGCTACCGCGAGCTTTATAAGCTTCAAAGCACGTATTGCGAGCCGCTTTTAAGCCTAGCTAAAAAAGATGAAAATCATAGAATTTACACCAATTTTATGCAAACGGGCACCAGCACGGGTAGGCTTTCAAGCAAAAATCCGAATTTGCAAAACATCCCCGCTAGAGGAAGCCTTGCTTACGAGGTTCGAGAGACCTTTGAGGCAAAAGAGGGCTTTAGCTTCGTAGGGCTTGACTATAGTCAAATCGAGCTTAGGCTGCTTGCGCATTTTAGCAAAGATAGCGCGCTTCTTGAGGCGTTTGCAAAGGATGAAGATATCCACGCGCGCACCGCGATTAGCATATTTGGCGATGCAAGCGGAGATAACCGTGCGGTTGCAAAGAGCATAAATTTCGGTCTTATCTACGGTATGGGCTCAAGCAAACTCTCAGGGCAGGTCGGTATCTCGCGCGCTGAAGCAAAAGAGTATATAGAGCGTTATTTCAAAGCTTTTCCAAGCATTAAGGGCTTTTTAGAAGGAATTAAAACCGAAGTTAAAAATAACGGTTTTGTCGAAACTCTGCTTGGCAGAAAGCGGTTTTTTGACTTTAGCACGGCAACTCCCATGCAAGTAGCCATGTATGAGCGCGAGGCTGTAAATACGATATTTCAAGGCTCTGCGGCAGATATCATAAAGCTTGCGATGGTAAAAATCAGAGAAATTTTAGACGCTAGAGCTAGGATGCTGCTTCAAATTCACGATGAGCTCATCTTTGAGGTTGAGGATAGCTATGCGCAGGAATTTGGCGAGCGAGCCAAAGCGATAATGCAAGATATATATAAACTCAACGTGCCCCTTAAAAGCTCGCTGAATATAGCTAAAAATTGGGGCGAGCTTAAGTAG